A region of Equus przewalskii isolate Varuska chromosome 29, EquPr2, whole genome shotgun sequence DNA encodes the following proteins:
- the SHISA8 gene encoding protein shisa-8 isoform X3, whose amino-acid sequence MRPQGWTAEEWAGHRGQLRWALGGFEPATLQPNCAHAKCVPPPVSFFMTQPFEALAPEGGSDQARRESQVWGTEGSWAEGRARLSVGKAQSDAVTAEWGLGVLVPGEAAAQGHTAFGANLLLGDLLALSSPHLSVLHTCAGSNVPGPGRSPCCRRGLRTLTELLKQPGPQEPLPPPLGPPLGSCVQVQMGDGLPAGSPHNGTDKKRPNNAPLGPATPGPPRGPRLQGGGNRTLQPDYAKYATLKAAALKAAEASPQDFYQRFPATEPAPVTLPARAPRPPEDLPALLNACPWAPPGYAPPAGAAPSGHYKAWTAGRPARLAPRGHLAAQASPAPRRPSHAPRRQFSVEKLPEAFSPQPPGLYSSASRGPRHLSTNSKAEVTV is encoded by the exons ATGAGACCACAGGGGTGGACAGCTGAGGAGTGGGCAGGACACAGAGGTCAGCTCAGATGGGCACTAGGAGGCTTTGAGCCTGCCACACTGCAGCCAAACTGCGCCCACGCCAAGTGTGTCCCACCTCCAGTGTCCTTCTTCATGACCCAGCCATTTGAGGCCCTGGCCCCAGAAGGAGGGTCAGACCAAGCTAGGAGAGAATCACAGGTTTGGGGCACTGAAGGCAGCTGGGCTGAAGGCCGGGCCCGGCTGTCTGTGGGGAAGGCTCAGTCAGATGCTGTCACAGCTGAGTGGGGGCTGGGTGTCCTGGTACCCGGGGAGGcggctgcccaaggtcacacagcctttGGTGCCAACCTGCTACTAGGGGATCTCCtggctctctcctcccctcatcTGTCTGTCCTCCATACCTGTGCTGGTAGCAACGTCCCAGGACCTGGTAGAAGCCCCTGCTGCAGGAGGGGACTTAG AACACTGACAGAACTTCTGAAGCAGCCAGGCCCCCAGGAGCCACTGCCTCCACCTCTGGGCCCACCTCTGGGGAGCTGTGTCCAGGTGCAGATGGGCGATGGCCTCCCCGCGGGCTCCCCCCACAACGGCACAG ACAAAAAACGCCCCAACAACGCGCCGCTAGGGCCGGCGACCCCCGGACCCCCGCGCGGCCCCCGGCTGCAGGGCGGCGGCAACAGGACACTGCAGCCCGACTACGCCAAGTACGCCACCCTCAAGGCCGCGGCGCTCAAGGCCGCAG AGGCCTCCCCGCAGGACTTCTACCAGCGGTTCCCCGCGACCGAGCCCGCCCCAGTGACCCTCCCGGCGCGGGCCCCGCGGCCTCCTGAGGACTTGCCGGCGCTGCTCAACGCCTGCCCCTGGGCCCCGCCGGGCTACGCGCCCCCCGCCGGTGCCGCCCCGTCGGGCCACTACAAGGCCTGGACCGCCGGCCGCCCGGCTCGGCTCGCCCCCCGCGGCCACCTGGCGGCTCAGGCCTCCCCCGCGCCCCGGCGGCCCAGCCATGCGCCCCGGCGCCAGTTCAGCGTGGAGAAGCTGCCCGAGGCCTTCAGCCCGCAGCCTCCCGGCCTTTACAGCAGCGCGAGCCGCGGACCCCGGCATCTGAGCACCAACAGCAAAGCGGAGGTCACCGTGTGA